GACTCGAAGATCTCAAGCGACTTCAGGCGGAACTCACGCATCCAGTCCGGCTCTTCCTTGATGTCCGAGATCTGGTTCACCACCTCGGCATTGAGGCCTTTCTTCGCTTTGAAGACCCCTTTGCTTTCGGTGCGGAAGTCGTACTTATTGATCTCACCGATTGGGCTTTGCACAGCGTTTTCGGTAATATCGGTCGCCATTATCTCTCCAAACGTGTTGAATATCGTCGCTGTCGGTTTAGTAATCGTGTCCTACAAGTGCGAGCCGGTCGCAGTTCGGCCCGCGGACAATTCCCAGGAGGTGCTGGGGACTAAACCGCTTGTTCTTCGTCTTGCATTTCCATTTCCATCGCGGCGGCTTCGGGATACGCTTCCCGAATTCGCTGGTAACCGTTGGCATGCAGTTCGTGGGCAAGTTCCACGCTACCGCTTTCCACGATCCGGCCACCCAACATCACGTGGGCATGGGACGGAGGATTGTGTTCCAAAAGTTTGTCGTGGTGCGTGATGATCAACAGCCCCATCTCTTCACCACCGATCTGAGCAATACTTTGGCTGGCCAAACGAACGGCGTCCGCGTCCAGACCACTGTCCGTTTCGTCCAGGATGGCGAATTTGGGCTGTAGCATTGCGAGTTGCAAGATTTCGGCTCGCTTCATTTCACCGCCGGAGAACCCATCGTTCACATAGCGGCGAGCGAACTCCGTATCCATTTGCAACTGCTTCATCTTCGTGGTGATCTCCTTGCGGAACTCACGCATCGGGATGAGGTCTTCCCCTTCCTTACGGTCAGGATTTCGGACGTTGGTCGTAGCATGTCGCATAAAGTCGGCCAAGCGAACGCCAGGAATTGCGATCGGTCGCTGGAAGGCCATGAACAGGCCAAGTCGGGCACGTTCGTCTGCTTCCATTTCGGTGACATCGACATCGTTCACCAGAATCTTGCCCTCGGTCACTTCGTACTTTGGGTGACCCATGATGGCGAAACCAAGTGTACTTTTGCCCGATCCGTTTGGCCCCATCAACGCGTGCGTTTCGCCGCGGCGGAGTTCCAAATCGACACCGTTCAGGATAGGTTTGCCTTCGACCGAAACGTGTAGGTTTTCAATCTTCAATACGTCAGACATCAGTGACTATCGCTCTCTCGATCTCAACGAATACGGCGTTATCAAACAAACGCCTTGAATGGTTTACTTACCGGTTAGTTTCTGGTGACTGGTAAGTGGATTTTCCGCTCCGGTTGTCTCAACAAAACCAGAGTGGTGTGGCACCGGCAACTCGTCGTCAACGCGAACGCCATCGCGTCGATTGATGCGGTGCCCGCGGATTTTATCTTGGATCCGCATCAGCCCTTCCAACAAGGCTTCCGGGCGTGGGGGACATCCAGGGACGTAAACGTCGACTGGGACAACCAGATCGACTCCCTTCACCACGTGATATCCATACTTGAAGTAAGGACCGCCACCAACGGTGCAGGCCCCCATCGCAATCACATACTTTGGATCAGGCATCATGTTGTACAACCGCCGAACTCGACTGGCCATTTTGTACGTCACGGTGCCTGCGACAATCATCAAATCAGCTTGCCGCGGCGAAGCCCGGAAGGCTCCCGCCCCGAAGCGGTCGATATCAAACCGACTCGCCCCAACGGCCATCATTTCAATCGCACAACAAGCAAGGCCGAAGGTCATTGGCCATATACTGGCTTGTTGTCCCCAATTAATTGCCTGCTCGATCGTCGTCGTGATGACGTTTTCTTCGAAACGGCCTTCAATCCATGGCTTGGACATTTCATGCGGTTGACTCATGTCACACGTCATCCGTATCCGAACCGATCTGCGTCAGTTCGTAGGTGCAACAAGTCTCGCCGTCGAGCCGGCAGTGGCTCAACTTCATGTTCTGCCCCAAGAGTTCGGCGAACATCGCTTTCTCGAGGGCGCAAACCGCTCGATCTTGCTCGGCGATATCGGGATAAGGGCAAGCCAGAACGTTAAGAACTGGCTTGCCCTCATTGCCCTCTTCATATTCCAACGGGATTTGCCGACCCACGAAAAGAGCCATAAGCTCATGAATTCGCTGCTCGGCATCTGCCCCACGAACCTCGCTGGAATACATACTGACTAACCGCTTGGCGATACGCGTTATCAACCCGCGTTTTACATCCGGATCGTCAATGGAACGAATTTCGTCCCATAAGGCCATTGCCAGGTCGGCATAATTCGCACCGGCTTTCCGTTCGCCTTTGGTCGTTAGACGGTACTTATGGGTCGGACGCCCACGCCCCGCCTTAGCGGAAACGCGTTCAACGTAACCTTGACCCATCAAACGACTTAATCGCTGACGAACCGCCGTCGCAGTGACCTCCATGGCCTCGGCCATGTCGGCCGTGCTCAGGGACGGGGTCTTCCGCAGCAGGTCTAGTACGACCAAGTCCGTAGGAATGACCTCGTTCGCCCAGCGTGATTCGTTTTGCGTTGAATTTGCGCTCATTCGTTCATTTTTTCCGGCCGCCGACTGGCGAACTGCTAGCCAGACCGGTAAGTTGTGTCGGTACCCAAATATTAGTGATTATCGCATTTTTGACAAGTATATATTCGTTAAATCGCGCTCCCCTCTGCCGGTCGAACGTAAACTGTTGACTTAACACGATTTACACCTTAAAACGATCGCTGTCAGTACGACACCCCATCCCCCTAAATCGATTTTTTTAACAGACTTCCGGCGGCTGGCCCCACGCCCAACCGGAAGCTTTGGTTGTTTGGGATATTTGCATGATCGCAAATCGATTGTTGAAGCCGTGGCGCATCTTCGCCGGTTCGCTACTCGTCATGGGACTGATCTGTGTCGTCGTCGCTGCCCAAGACGGCGCGGAGCCTGATCAACCGCAAGCTGACGAGCCCCCCATGGCGGCGGAGCAGCCAGCCGACGAGAAGCCAGCAGGGGAACAAGCGGCAAGTTCGCCGGAAGAAGCGTCAACACCCGCTGCTGACAACTCGTTCCCACCACCGGTCGATATCACCGATGTGGAAACCCCCGATTGGATGAAGCGTGTCGACAATGGTTTCGGCCAGGTGGTGAGCATCCTCAAGGCGACCCTTTTCTACACGGTATTCCCGGACGAGCAACAATACGCTCAAGAGAACTACGTACTTTATTACTGGCGCAGCGAGGGAACCGACGATCCCTTCAAAATTGCCGAGAACAGCAAAGCTCGTAAACCGGCTGATATGCCGGACGAAGCAACGCTGAACGAAGTATCGGCCTGGGTCGAAACAGGCAAAGCAGCCGGATCGGGCGATCCTGACAAACCGTATCGCCAAGGGAAGCTGACGTACGTCGATCGCGAAGGAGTCAAGAAGACCCGCAGTGTCGAGTATGTGAAGTACGTCATTAATGACTCGACCAAGTACGTGCTCGACAAAGATGGCGACCAAGCGATTTACAAGCCACTGCGCAAGGTTCGCTCAGCGCTGAGCACCGACAAAGATGAATGGAAAACGCCGGAGCAAATTCGCGAAATGGCCTTGGCAGGCGAAATGGCCATCGATTTCAAAGCCAACGGCCAAGAGACACCTTATATCTTCACCGAATACATCGGCGGTGTTCCGCTGGTTGTGATTTGGCTTTCGGGTGGAGCAATCCTGTTCACACTCTACTTTGGCCTGGTCAACTTCTGGGGTGTTCCTCACGCGATCAATGTCGTTCGTGGAACCTATGACAATCCCAACGAGCCCGGGGAAGTGACTCACTTCCAAGCGCTTGCTTCCGCCCTGTCCGCGACCGTTGGTTTAGGCAACATCGCTGGGGTGACAATCGCCATGACCGATGGTGGCCCAGGGGCATTCTTCTGGATGATTCTCTGCGGTTTCTTCGGTATGACCAGTAAATTCGTCGAATGTACGCTGGGTCAGATGTACCGCGAAGTGAAGCCGGACGGCACGATCCTTGGTGGTCCGATGCAGTACCTGGTGAACTCTTTCGAGCAATTCGGTCTGCGTCCGGTGGGTGTGTTTTTCTCCATCGTATTCGCGATCATGTGCGTGATGGCGAGCTTTGGTGGCGGCAATATGTTCCAAGGCAATCAAGCTGCTTCCCAGGTTCTTTCGATGGTGCCAAACACCGACAAGGATCAACTGAAAACCGTTCAAGCAGAGCTTAAGACCGCGGCCGCCGAGGAAGATTTCGATCGCCTGCCAGCCCTGCAAACACGCCGCAAGGAATTACTAGGCAAGATCAACTCATTCGAGAACCAGTTCAAGATTGGATTCGGCATCATCATGGCCGCGCTGGTTGGCCTGGTGATCATCGGCGGGATCAAGCGAATTGGGGCCACGGCCGGCAAGATTGTTCCCGCGATGTGCTTGATGTACATCCTGGCCTGTCTGTGGATTATCTGCACGCATTACAACGAGATACCTGGATTGGTTTCCACCATCTTCACCCAGGCTTTCAACCCGGATGCTGTTCGGGGAGGCTTGATCGGTGTGATCGTGATTGGCGTTCGCCGAGCTGCATTTAGCAATGAAGCGGGTGTCGGTAGTGCGGCGATTGCTCACAGTGCTGCGAAGACGGATGAACCTGTCCGCGAAGGCTTCGTCGCCCTTTTGGAACCGTTTATCGATACGATCGTGGTTTGCTCGATGACCGCGTTGGTGATCTTGATCACCGGTGCTTGGGACAGCAAGGAATTGGTTCACGAGAACGGCATGGCAGGCGTCGAACTGACTTCGGCCGCGTTCAGTGCTGAAATCAGTTGGTTCCCGTACATCCTGACCCTAGCGGTCGTGCTGTTCGCCTTCTCGACGATTATTTCGTGGAGCTACTACGGCGAACGCTGCTGGGAACGGCTGTTCGGGGCTCGAGCCGTTTTTCTCTACAAGATCATCTTCGTGATCGCCGTATTCCTCGGACCAATCTTCTCGCTCAACAATGTGCTTGATTTTTCCGA
The Blastopirellula marina genome window above contains:
- the sufC gene encoding Fe-S cluster assembly ATPase SufC — encoded protein: MSDVLKIENLHVSVEGKPILNGVDLELRRGETHALMGPNGSGKSTLGFAIMGHPKYEVTEGKILVNDVDVTEMEADERARLGLFMAFQRPIAIPGVRLADFMRHATTNVRNPDRKEGEDLIPMREFRKEITTKMKQLQMDTEFARRYVNDGFSGGEMKRAEILQLAMLQPKFAILDETDSGLDADAVRLASQSIAQIGGEEMGLLIITHHDKLLEHNPPSHAHVMLGGRIVESGSVELAHELHANGYQRIREAYPEAAAMEMEMQDEEQAV
- a CDS encoding NADH-quinone oxidoreductase subunit B, producing the protein MSKPWIEGRFEENVITTTIEQAINWGQQASIWPMTFGLACCAIEMMAVGASRFDIDRFGAGAFRASPRQADLMIVAGTVTYKMASRVRRLYNMMPDPKYVIAMGACTVGGGPYFKYGYHVVKGVDLVVPVDVYVPGCPPRPEALLEGLMRIQDKIRGHRINRRDGVRVDDELPVPHHSGFVETTGAENPLTSHQKLTGK
- a CDS encoding helix-turn-helix transcriptional regulator; the encoded protein is MSANSTQNESRWANEVIPTDLVVLDLLRKTPSLSTADMAEAMEVTATAVRQRLSRLMGQGYVERVSAKAGRGRPTHKYRLTTKGERKAGANYADLAMALWDEIRSIDDPDVKRGLITRIAKRLVSMYSSEVRGADAEQRIHELMALFVGRQIPLEYEEGNEGKPVLNVLACPYPDIAEQDRAVCALEKAMFAELLGQNMKLSHCRLDGETCCTYELTQIGSDTDDV
- a CDS encoding alanine/glycine:cation symporter family protein; the encoded protein is MIANRLLKPWRIFAGSLLVMGLICVVVAAQDGAEPDQPQADEPPMAAEQPADEKPAGEQAASSPEEASTPAADNSFPPPVDITDVETPDWMKRVDNGFGQVVSILKATLFYTVFPDEQQYAQENYVLYYWRSEGTDDPFKIAENSKARKPADMPDEATLNEVSAWVETGKAAGSGDPDKPYRQGKLTYVDREGVKKTRSVEYVKYVINDSTKYVLDKDGDQAIYKPLRKVRSALSTDKDEWKTPEQIREMALAGEMAIDFKANGQETPYIFTEYIGGVPLVVIWLSGGAILFTLYFGLVNFWGVPHAINVVRGTYDNPNEPGEVTHFQALASALSATVGLGNIAGVTIAMTDGGPGAFFWMILCGFFGMTSKFVECTLGQMYREVKPDGTILGGPMQYLVNSFEQFGLRPVGVFFSIVFAIMCVMASFGGGNMFQGNQAASQVLSMVPNTDKDQLKTVQAELKTAAAEEDFDRLPALQTRRKELLGKINSFENQFKIGFGIIMAALVGLVIIGGIKRIGATAGKIVPAMCLMYILACLWIICTHYNEIPGLVSTIFTQAFNPDAVRGGLIGVIVIGVRRAAFSNEAGVGSAAIAHSAAKTDEPVREGFVALLEPFIDTIVVCSMTALVILITGAWDSKELVHENGMAGVELTSAAFSAEISWFPYILTLAVVLFAFSTIISWSYYGERCWERLFGARAVFLYKIIFVIAVFLGPIFSLNNVLDFSDFMILSMAFPNILGCLLLAPTVKRAVTEYWRKLKAGEFNISH